A single region of the Myripristis murdjan chromosome 3, fMyrMur1.1, whole genome shotgun sequence genome encodes:
- the ogfod1 gene encoding prolyl 3-hydroxylase OGFOD1, whose protein sequence is MSSKRQPGQGGDSDTGKKRKKREEVAELSAVVDDEEVKRAVREAWSRREHYSHGNLELDCHPFPHCIIQNFISSEAFVENLQRELLDLSFHEKSNDLYKFRQSDDLKKRTEAHISGLRAAVFGRFRSWIGEVLGVELEPTVDISCAKYHHTDVLLCHDDELEGRRVAFILYLVPPWQSSDGGTLDLYSTDSHFQPQSIVKSLVPSWNTLVLFEVSPVSFHQVSEVLSEDKCRLSLSGWFHGPSLERPPRHVEPPIPRSPHLPRDETLLLEWVNPMYLDISYQEQIQEEFEESSEIQLKDFLKEEKFREVNESLRLSQVQWTRRGPPNKRCYEVASLETVPPCVSACWELLRSEAFFLLLSNFTGLRLHYLCPNDEDDENEDAEKERKEHDTAKDGEATGSLTETPSANKSREKELSTPECFGELRRWSHGDYTLLHDGDAARAEYALDLVLPFGCSDWQPEFGGFTSYIANEEDEELLTVYPEENSLALVYRDKETLKFVKHINHKSSSQPAGASACRTFYDFSFVYYE, encoded by the exons ATGAGCTCCAAGCGACAGCCAGGGCAAGGTGGCGACTCAGACAcggggaaaaagagaaagaaacgcGAGGAAGTGGCGGAACTGTCTGCGGTTGTAGATGACGAGGAGGTGAAGAGGGCGGTGAGGGAGGCATGGTCCCGGCGGGAGCACTACTCACATG GGAATCTGGAGCTGGACTGCCACCCGTTCCCACACTGTATCATCCAAAACTTCATCAGCAGCGAGGCCTTTGTAGAGAACTTGCAAAGAGAACTGCTAGACCTCAGCTTCCACGAAAAGTCCAACGATCTGTACAAATTCAGACAG TCAGATGACTTGAAGAAGCGAACAGAGGCACACATCTCAGGCTTGAG GGCAGCAGTGTTTGGAAGGTTTCGTTCCTGGATAGGAGAGGTACTGGGGGTTGAACTGGAGCCCACAGTGGACATTTCTTGTGCCAAATACCATCACACCG ATGTTCTTTTATGTCATGATGATGAATTGGAGGGAAGGcgtgttgcttttattttgtaccTCGTCCCTCCGTGGCAGAGCAGTGATGGAGGAACCCTGGATCTGTACTCCACAGACA GCCATTTCCAGCCACAAAGTATCGTGAAGTCGCTCGTGCCTTCCTGGAACACACTTGTCCTCTTTGAAGTTTCTCCGGTCTCCTTCCACCAG GTGTCGGAGGTTTTGTCTGAGGACAAGTGTCGTCTGTCTCTAAGTGGTTGGTTTCATGGGCCGTCCTTAGAGCGTCCTCCTCGCCATGTCGAGCCCCCTATTCCAAGGAGCCCACACTTGCCAAGAGAT GAGACACTGTTGCTGGAGTGGGTGAATCCCATGTACCTGGACATTTCTTACCAGGAACAAATTCAGGAGGAATTTGAAGAGAGCTCTGAAATTCAGCTCAAAGATTTTCTCAAG gagGAGAAGTTCAGGGAGGTGAATGAATCACTACGGCTCAGTCAAGTCCAGTGGACAAGGAGAGGTCCGCCCAATAAGAG GTGCTATGAAGTGGCCTCACTGGAGACCGTGCCTCCATGTGTGAGCGCATGTTGGGAGCTGCTTCGTTCAGAAGCTTTCTTCCTGCTTCTCTCCAACTTCACCGGTCTCAGATTGCACTACCTTTGTCCCAATGATGAAGACGATGAAAATGaagatgcagagaaagagaggaaagagcacGACACCGCAAAGGATGGAGAAGCCACGGGGTCTTTAACAGAGACACCATCAGcaaataaaagcagagagaaag AGCTAAGCACACCGGAGTGTTTTGGGGAGCTGCGGCGCTGGTCTCATGGGGACTACACTCTGTTGCATGATGGAGATGCAGCAAGAGCAGAGTATGCGCTGGACCTTGTTCTGCCTTTTGGCTGCTCTG ACTGGCAGCCGGAATTTGGGGGCTTCACTTCTTACATCGCtaatgaagaggatgaggag CTCCTGACGGTGTATCCAGAGGAAAATTCTCTCGCCCTTGTCTACAGAGACAAGGAAACACTCAAATTTGTCAAACATATCAATCACAAAAGCTCCTCTCAACCAGCTGGTGCTTCTGCCTGTAGAACATTTTATGACTTCTCTTTTGTATACTATGAATAA